In Candidatus Falkowbacteria bacterium, a genomic segment contains:
- a CDS encoding redoxin domain-containing protein: MKNKFLFAGVLIISIGVLIWIFSVQSQKASLNESTQEKVMSENNSSNSNEIVSDKKMMVDNLNTNEVENKKMIENESSEGSMEKDISGMYGNYSESTVAEEQAKGNKVVLFFYAPWCPFCRSADQAFNNRTSEIPSGVTVLKTDYDSNSDLKKKYAVTYQHTFVQIDTDGNGISKWTGGDIDTLKSNLK; encoded by the coding sequence ATGAAAAATAAATTTTTGTTTGCTGGTGTGCTTATTATTTCCATAGGTGTATTAATATGGATATTCAGTGTTCAAAGTCAGAAAGCTTCTCTAAATGAAAGTACTCAAGAGAAAGTTATGTCGGAGAATAACAGTTCTAATAGTAATGAAATAGTAAGTGATAAAAAAATGATGGTTGATAATTTAAACACTAATGAAGTTGAGAATAAGAAAATGATAGAAAATGAGTCTTCAGAAGGTTCTATGGAAAAAGATATTTCCGGAATGTATGGAAATTACTCCGAATCAACAGTGGCCGAAGAGCAAGCCAAGGGAAATAAGGTTGTATTATTTTTTTATGCTCCTTGGTGCCCATTTTGTCGATCTGCAGATCAAGCTTTTAATAATAGAACTTCAGAAATCCCTTCAGGCGTAACAGTGCTAAAAACCGATTATGATAGTAATTCAGATCTAAAGAAGAAATATGCAGTAACTTACCAACATACATTTGTACAAATTGATACCGATGGCAATGGTATCTCAAAATGGACAGGCGGAGATATTGATACTTTGAAAAGCAATTTAAAATAA